The DNA region AGATGTTCCTATAGAGAAACGGCGAACGCCCAAAGTGGACGGAATTGCGCAGTTCCTGTCCTCTTTGAAGGAACATGTCGAAGAGTATAAGGACTACAAGAACGAGTTCGTCAGCCGAGAGGCCAAGGCAAAATTGAAGTCGCAGCAAAACAAAGATGCACTTCAACGAGCGCTACTAAAATGGAACCCGGAAACAGACACCAACATTGCTGGAGACCCGTACAAAACCGTTTTCGTTGGAAGACTAGATTACACAGTTAATGAAATAGAGTTGCGCGAAAAATTCGCACAGTTTGGCGAAATCGATCAAATCCGAGTCGTGAGAGACACCAATACTGGGAAAAGTCGAGGTTATGCTTTCATCCTGTACAAATCAGAGTCCGATGCCAAGCTAGCGTTTCAGAAAGGTAATAGAATGGTGATAAAAGATCGTGCAGTGATCGTAGACATTGAAAGAGGCCGCGTGGTGAAAAACTGGAAACCTAGGAGACTAGGAGGTGGGCTGGGGGGGCGCCAGATAGCACAGAAGCACAAACACATAGAGCAACAGGAACCTGCTCCCAAGATGCTGTATCCGCCTCCAGCGTCTTATGGGCGTGGAAATTATGGTTACCGAGGCCGTGGCGGAAGGGCTCCGAGACCATATGGTCACAGGCCCAACAGAACGCCCTACAACCGACCACCGAGGTACTGATAAAGTAtctggtgtacgggtgtgGTTTTGTATGCATCGTGCGCAATCCTCCTAAAAAAACTTGTTTACTTCAGGAAAagtaaaataaaatattttggaaCGAGTCGCCATCAACAAGTTTGTTATTGATTTCGGCAAGCCCATTTTGTTATAACCTGCCAGGACATCCAAAATGGCACTTTTATCTCCTAAAAACAGGCTTTTGTTTGTCATTGGTGTATTACTATATGTTATCACCCATATAACTGTCAAGTGTCCCCTTACACAGACTTATCAATTGGACGCTTCACAATCCAGTGATGCCCTCTGTCTTTACACCCACAAGTACTACAGGTTTGTGGAGCCATACTGCAGCCCAGTCATTGAAGTCGCGGACGCGAAGGTTTTCACTCCACTGAATAACCTCTACGTCAAGTCACCAGTGAAGCCAATTGTGCAATCTGGCTACGACCAAAGTGCGAAAGTCTACACAAAATTTGCAAAGCCACATGTTGACAAGTACAGTGGCGTTGTTAAAACGAAAGTAAGCGAATTTTCTGATAAGGTGACGGCCAAGACGCAGGAGGTGACAGGACTTGCCTTGGTTTATGTCAGAGTGAAAGTTGCGGAAATGAGAGAGTACGCTAGGGCTAAATCAATTGAGCTGACCACAAAGGCTAAGGTGGTAATCCTGACAAAGGTTGTCCCCCGGACTCTATCCATTTTCCATCAGGTGAAAACAAACCTTTATATCCAAGGAACCAAATTAAGGCTCGCATTGTATCTCAGATATAACCTATATGTGAAACCACAATTGGTGAAACTTTACTATAAACTACGattgaacaagctggagccgCATGTGGAGGCATTTAGAAACTCCTGGTTTTATCTGAATACCAAAAGATTGGTTGTTTTATTGGTGGACGCAGTGGGATACTTTTACAGCAAGACTTATGAGTATCTTGATGCTTTCCAACGGGAATCGAAGATCAGAAAGACCACGGAGGAGTATTGGCGGACGGAGCACAAAAAGCAGTTTTTAAAGGATGAATTCAACAAGCTACTTAATGCCAAGTTCAAGATCCCAACCTACGAGGACGTGGAGTTTTTTAAGAAATTGTCGAAACAGGCTGCGGAGACCGACAAGACAGACGACGTCTCCGAAACTCTCACCGAGGCCGAGCCCACACTCACCAAGTACAACAAGATGTTAAAGGGGGTAACACAGGATGCGTTAAATGATTTCGAGTCACAGGTGGCCCAGGTCGACGAGAATGCCTACAACAAGATCTACAACCAATTGAGACCTAAATTGCAGGAGTTGGGCGAGCTCGTCAACCGTAACTACGATGAGGCACACGTGATGATTCACGATATCAACCACGACACAGACAAGTACGTTACTCGCCAGGACATGCGCGATCTTCTCAAGCGTCTGTCGGAGTCTCTGACACAAAAGGGCGTGGAGATCACCGAGGATTTCAAGAAATACGAGCAAGAGTTCTCCGATGAGGTGCTGCGTGTGAGAACGTCCATCTTGGAAACCCTTGAAGAGTTCAGCGAGTCTACGCTCAACGCCTACTCTACAGAGATTGTGAAGAACGGAGACGACTGGAAAGAGTGGAAGAACTACAAAGAACTGAAGCAGGAACTAATTCAGACCAGAGACCTGCTCCTGAGCTCCACTCCAAAGCTGGAACGCGTGACCAAactgctgaacgagctgaacagAACGCTGGGCACCTTGGTGAacgacggcgagtcgtACTTGGCCATTTTGCGTGCCAAGGCCAACGTCGAGTTCCAGGCCCGCGAGAAGGCCGAGAGAGAAGCTGAGCAAGAGACCACGAGCACAATCATGTTGTACGACAccgttgttcttgatgagAAGAACCAGCCGGTGAGCACTATCCACGCAAAACCTCCAGTCTCGAgcgaggaggccaagacgTTGATAATATGAGGGGGGGGTGAGAAACCTGGTGTTTATAGGTGTATGTAATGGAACGACTAGTAATTTTATTAGGAAAAATCTATATCTCTGATGCcgtccttgtcgatcaCTTTCACGTACAGCCCTTTGAATTCGATAGGCATTCTCTTCACGAGCTCCTGGTGGCACAATTTGAGCAATTTCAGGCCTTCGTCGAGGGCCATATCCGGTCTGTAGTGGTGGTCGAGCAGCGACATGGTGTAGAAGGCAGCATACCCGTGGGCACAGTACGGCAGATCCACCCGAGTGCCCAAGTAATCGATCAACGACAAAAATGGCTCGGAGCCGTTGTGGAGTCCTCCCAACAGGACCTGCACCTGGTAGGGCGTTCTTGATCTGATCGAGGTGGCCAATTGCTGTCTGACAAAGGACGCAATCGCCTTGGAATTCAGttctgtgttttctctCATTGTGAACAGCTGGATGTTGGCCTGGATGTAGTCTGCGAACTGTGTCGTGTCTCCCGACTCTCCGGTGAATGCCAGCAGATTGTACTGGTTGAGCACTCTTGTCTTGTCGTCTGTGTCTTTGAGGACCGAGATTCCTCTTGTGAACGCTTTTGATGTGGCGACAATGACCGAGTCTTTGACTCTGATGCCCAAAATGATATCCATGGTggcgaaaaagagaaaataATAGGGGAAAATATATGTAGATATTTTCACAGCCGTGAATTTGGCTGGTTTTATGTAATCAGACCGGGTCTGCTGGCGTAGATGGCAGCGTGGTCTCCATGTAGGGGTGTCAATGGCCCTGGAATGACATTGATATTCTAGGCGGCTAGTGTTAGCTCTCCTTCAGCTAGTAATATTTCTAACCCCCAAGGACCGACGTCATTTATTAAATTCCCCCAATTTTAAATTTAGTTAGTCCGCTTAAACATGAAGAGGAATAGCAAGGGCCTTTCGATGGCCATGTTATATGTTATTTCGCTCGTCATCAACAACACGCCGCCAGGACTCTGGAAGGTGCTGACGCTCATAATTGATGTGGTGTTCTTCTGGGTCAAACGGCTCATCAAGCTCGTGAGAGACTCGCCTATCCGCGACCTAAAGCGGTCTTTGCAAACGTGCACAGATTTCCACGAATGGGAGATGATCACATCGGAAATCGACCGGCTTAACGGCTACGACGTCTGGCGACAGAACTTCATCTCCAAAAAGTACGACTACAGACTCATAAACGAGCGTCTGCACGATCTCCGGCTTGCAAGAATCTACAAAGACCCGCTCAAGGTGATGGGGATCTTGCGTTCGAGTGTGCTCCGGAACTTTGGCGGGATCTCGAACAAACAACTTTACAACAAGTCGTACATTGGCACCAAAGTCTTGATTGAAGACTACATCGAAGAGGTACTGAAATGCTTCCAGTTTATAGACGAGTGGCAGTTGCGCGACCAGACCATGGAGCAGAGCTATTTTAACCAGATGAAACTGGACTTTTTCCACGACTCGCGACAGACTATTGGAGTC from Ogataea parapolymorpha DL-1 chromosome V, whole genome shotgun sequence includes:
- a CDS encoding U1 small nuclear ribonucleoprotein, whose amino-acid sequence is MSDNKYTPLIVDLFTPKVPLQYLPPADVPIEKRRTPKVDGIAQFLSSLKEHVEEYKDYKNEFVSREAKAKLKSQQNKDALQRALLKWNPETDTNIAGDPYKTVFVGRLDYTVNEIELREKFAQFGEIDQIRVVRDTNTGKSRGYAFILYKSESDAKLAFQKGNRMVIKDRAVIVDIERGRVVKNWKPRRLGGGLGGRQIAQKHKHIEQQEPAPKMLYPPPASYGRGNYGYRGRGGRAPRPYGHRPNRTPYNRPPRY
- a CDS encoding Proteasome subunit beta type-4, with translation MDIILGIRVKDSVIVATSKAFTRGISVLKDTDDKTRVLNQYNLLAFTGESGDTTQFADYIQANIQLFTMRENTELNSKAIASFVRQQLATSIRSRTPYQVQVLLGGLHNGSEPFLSLIDYLGTRVDLPYCAHGYAAFYTMSLLDHHYRPDMALDEGLKLLKLCHQELVKRMPIEFKGLYVKVIDKDGIRDIDFS